The following proteins are encoded in a genomic region of Populus nigra chromosome 16, ddPopNigr1.1, whole genome shotgun sequence:
- the LOC133675930 gene encoding protein ASPARTIC PROTEASE IN GUARD CELL 1-like, translating into MSEPASKAFLLFFTLIFLFFTSTLPRDLPDATTTTTTTILDVTSSLQQAHNILSFDLQTQKPSTHTTITTSTPSFSNSSLSFSLELHPRETIYKIHHKDYKSLVLSRLHRDTVRFNSLTARLQLALEDISKSDLKPLETEIKPEDLSTPVTSGTSQGSGEYFTRVGVGNPARQFYMVLDTGSDINWLQCQPCTDCYQQTDPIFDPTASSTYAPVTCQSQQCSSLEMSSCRSGQCLYQVNYGDGSYTFGDFATESVSFGNSGSVKNVALGCGHDNEGLFVGAAGLLGLGGGPLSLTNQLKATSFSYCLVNRDSAGSSTLDFNSVQLGVDSVTAPLMKNRKIDTFYYVGLSGMSVGGQMVSIPESAFRLDESGNGGIIVDCGTAITRLQTQAYNPLRDAFVRMTQNLKLTSAVALFDTCYDLSGQASVRVPTVSFHFADGKSWNLPAANYLIPVDSAGTYCFAFAPTTSSLSIIGNVQQQGTRVTFDLANNRMGFSPNKCQ; encoded by the coding sequence ATGTCAGAACCAGCTTCAAAGGCATTCCTTCTATTCTTCActctcatttttctcttcttcaccTCCACTTTACCTCGTGATTTACCAGATGCCACTACAACAACAACGACAACAATCCTTGATGTCACATCTTCTCTTCAACAAGCCCATAACATCCTCTCCTTTGATCTACAAACACAAAAACCCTCCACTCACACAACAATCACGACATCCACCCCATCTTTCTCCAACTCTTCACTCTCTTTCTCCCTCGAACTCCACCCCCGCGAAACCATCTACAAAATCCACCACAAAGACTACAAATCCTTAGTCCTCTCTCGACTCCACCGTGACACAGTCCGATTCAACTCACTCACAGCCAGACTCCAACTCGCCCTCGAAGACATCTCCAAATCCGACCTCAAACCCTTAGAAACCGAGATCAAACCCGAGGACTTATCCACTCCAGTCACTTCAGGTACAAGCCAAGGAAGCGGTGAGTACTTCACTCGAGTTGGTGTCGGTAACCCAGCAAGACAGTTTTACATGGTTTTGGACACAGGCAGTGACATTAACTGGCTACAATGTCAACCCTGTACAGACTGTTACCAGCAAACAGATCCAATCTTTGATCCAACGGCGTCCTCTACTTACGCTCCTGTCACTTGTCAATCTCAACAGTGTAGCTCTTTAGAAATGTCGAGCTGTAGAAGTGGGCAGTGTCTTTATCAGGTTAACTACGGCGACGGGTCGTATACTTTCGGTGATTTTGCTACTGAATCGGTGTCGTTTGGGAATTCTGGGAGTGTTAAAAACGTTGCTTTAGGCTGTGGTCATGATAATGAAGGGTTGTTTGTAGGTGCTGCTGGTTTATTAGGTCTTGGTGGTGGCCCGCTTTCGTTAACAAACCAGCTTAAAGCGACGTCGTTTTCTTATTGTTTAGTGAATCGTGACTCGGCTGGGTCGTCGACTTTGGACTTTAACTCGGTTCAACTCGGCGTTGATTCAGTCACTGCTCCTTTGATGAAGAACCGGAAGATTGATACTTTTTACTATGTGGGTCTCAGTGGAATGAGTGTCGGTGGGCAGATGGTGTCGATACCTGAGTCAGCATTTCGATTGGACGAGTCAGGGAATGGTGGGATAATCGTTGACTGTGGAACAGCAATAACTCGGTTGCAGACTCAGGCTTACAATCCTCTGCGTGATGCATTCGTGAGGATGACTCAGAATTTGAAACTCACTAGTGCTGTTGCATTGTTTGACACGTGTTATGATCTGTCTGGACAGGCAAGTGTAAGAGTCCCAACGGTGTCGTTTCACTTCGCAGATGGGAAGTCCTGGAATTTGCCGGCCGCCAATTATTTGATCCCTGTGGATTCTGCTGGGACTTACTGCTTTGCATTTGCTCCAACGACGTCGTCTCTGTCTATAATCGGGAATGTACAGCAGCAGGGGACACGTGTCACATTTGACCTGGCAAATAACCGCATGGGATTCTCACCCAATAAATGTCAGTAG